The genomic DNA ATCGAAATTTCTTCGTGCAGGACGTGTTGATCGGTCAGAGCTCTTGGCAAGGTAATTGTGTCTCCGCATCCCACAACGGGGAACAATTTGCCCTGCTTAAAGCAGGAAGTACACTCATCACCGCATCGGTCGTACCATGGCGGAAGAAAATCCGCCCCTCAAAAGGTCGGCTTAAGAATTCGAGATTGAACACGTATCTGGAGCACCTCCAGAGAAATCCAGACTTGTTCGAAGGCCAAGATCTGCTAGGTAAGCTGGCCACGGATAGCCTGAATCTCATCATAGCTCCTTTGTCGCCCGCTACCAAAAGCACCCTAGACCAATCAAAGCCGCAAGGACTGATGATTGCAGTGCCTTATGCCAACAATCTAGATAAGTTCCACTTATGGTGCACGGTTCAGGAACTTCTGTTGAGCTACGAAGACGAAGCTGATGATGAGTCTGATGATTCCGTATGGCCAAAACTCCGTATTAGGATGCGGAGTGAAGAAGAAAAGACTGATTTAGAAGATGATCAATAGCGTTGAGGTACATGTATCATGCGCATAGGTATTCAAGGTTTTAAACCTGAACGCCTCAAACAGCTCCGCCTTTCTGCAGATATGACGCAGACTGAACTAGCTGAAAAGTTGGAGTGCGCGGCAGGCAATATATCAAAGTGGGAAAAAGGCGACAGCTGCCCATCAGCTCAAAGCTTCAACCGCCTTTGCGAGATATTTTTCACAACAGAAAAATGGCTACTGGAAGCTCCCGTTCAGGGCCATAAAACCAATCCTAGCTTCTATAGAAGCCAGGTGAGCACTCATAAGTCGTCTTGGGAAATCGGACGAGTTCGTCTTAACTGGCTTGAGGAGATATCATACAAACTTCAGGAGGCCTTAGAATTTCCGCCTGTCGATATCCCACTTTTCGAGGGTGATGACGCACGTCTGATCGATGATTCTGACATTGAGCGGCTTGCCACTAATTTCCGAGAAAAATGGGGCCTCGGAAATGGACCAATAAAAGATGTAGTCCACACACTTGAGAAATCAGGGGTGATTGTAGCAAGGGACGAAATCGGATATGTAAAAATGGATGGAATTTCGAAATGGTCGTTAGTTGATAACCGCCCCTATGTACTCCTTGCCGCAGACAAAGCCGCTCCCGTGCGGAATCGGTTTGACGCTGCTCACGAACTTGGACATATCGTACTCCATAGCAAAATTTCTAATGAACAATACTTGAGTCATTATGACTTAATTGAAAGACAGGCTCACCGTTTTGCGAGCGCGTTTCTAATGCCTGCGGAGAGCTTTAGTCACGAAGTCAGCTACGCGACGCTGGATACTTTCCACTCAATGAAACCTCGATGGAATGTTTCAATTGCCTCAATGATCAAGAGGTGCATTGATCTGGAGCTGGTTTCCCCTGAAGCAGGTATAAGACTTTGGAAAGCTAGGTCAGCTCGGGGATGGGTTAAGTCAGAACCACTAGACGACTCAATACCTTTTGAGCAGCCAAAACTCCTTTCACGCAGCGTACAAATGCTTGTGGAAAACAAAATTCTATCAAAGGATCAGTTGAGAAACGAATTAGGCCTACCCACCGCTAGGCTTGAGAGACTATGCAACTTACCTAAAGACTACTTTTCAACGAGCAGCAAAGATAGAGTGCTGGACCTTCGACTTCGAACTTCCAGTTCGAAAACAAGCAACTCAACTATAGCCAACGGCCATCAAAAGGTCTTACACTTCCCTAAGAAATCATCATAAAAAGATCAGTTGCTGCCGTATAAGTGGCAACCGATTTAATCACGCAAGGCGTGGTACCCGGGCGCATAACAGCATCGACATCTCAATTTTCTGATTTCGGTCACCCGCTGGTGAAGACACTTAGGTCTCACCGCACTACTGATCATTATGGTTGGGGTAATCATTTTCGGGGTCGTTGCAGAACTTATAAAAAATAAGCCTGATCTCCCGTCTAACAATGCCCGTGGAATTGCAAAAGCCAGCCCCTCAAATAGAGCACGATCCACAAACCACACCATCACCAAAAAACAGCAATCAGTAAACCAACAGAAAAACTTACTTCGTCTCACACGTCGTCGTAGTTTAATACACAAGCTGCTAACATTCGCGTGGGCGCATACACGTCGTATCCTCCCCTTTTACGACCGGTTCCGAAAACAGATGCAAATTCTTTCGCGAGCGCGACCCCACAACTTAGAGCAGCTTCTGCGCACTATTATCCCCATCTGAGTAATTGAAGTGCGGCACCATTCCTTCCAGTAGCGCATAAGCATGGAGAGCCTCATGACTCTCTGATCGCCAGCTCAAAGCGGAAAACCGAAAGACAAGGATTACTCCTCAGTGATGGAGATGGCCCCATACAAGTTACCTTGAGAGGCCGATGGAGAGCTGAGACCGATTCAAATATTTCGCCCCAACGGCGAAAAACAAGGCGCACTTTTCTGCAATTGCGCCAACACCTCCTCGTACTCCAAATCTCCCTCTGCCTCTCGAGCAGGAATCACTTCTCCATGTAGCTGAGCACGCAGGTCATCCCAACGCTCCAACAGGACCTGCCAGTTATGCTCGTCGTAAGTCCCTCGAAAGATCACTGGATGCACATCAATGCGCGGTAACTCTGCCGCTGGACTCCCCCGCGCCAGCGCTTCGCACAGCCGGCGACTCCAATGACTGCCCACTCGATCGACTCGGCCGATCTGTTGTTCGACTACCCCGGGGTTCCACTCCGGGTGCATGAGGATGACGGTCTTGCATGCCAGATGCAGGTTGAGGCCTTCGCGGCCGACGGTGGATTGGGCCACGAGAACACGGGGAAAGCTGTTCGGGCGGTTGAAAGCCAGTTGCAACAAGCGGCGGGTAGATTGTTCAGTGCCGCCGTACATCAGGCGAGCGAAACCACCCTCCTGGTGGGCAAACTCAGGCTGTAGACGGGCGAGTAGCAGTTCCCATTGCAACGCAATTTCGCCGGTATCCGGTGTGTGAGGATTATCGTCCGTGTGTTGGTCGCCGGCAGCGCTCAGTAGTTGGCAAAAGGCGGTGCACGCTTGCTCAGGCGTCAGATGTTCGACGTCCCCGCCAGTGAAGTCGAGGATCGCCCGGGTAAACAGCGCTACGGGATGTTTCTCGGCGGTGCCCACCAGATCCTTGTTGAGCTCAGCCTCCTGAAGGTGTTTGAACATCGCGCGGGGTACCTGCTCATGTTCGGGCAGTCCCGCATCCAACCAGCCGAGCAGACGCCGGCGTAGCTGCTCACGACGTGTGCTGTGGGTACTGTATTGATTGGCCAGCAGCTCAGGGATGGAGCTGAGTTTCAGCCGGCAATTCAGCTGACGGTGCGCAATCTCCACTGCTGCCCATTCCGAATGGTCATCGGGCTCGTCGGCACGAGCATGGATTACGCTCTGCGGCCAGTAACGGCCGGCCTCAAGGCTACTTAGCATTTCACGCGCGTTCAGCAGCCGGACCAAGGCCCGCATGGGTGCGGTGAAACGGCCGAACACCAGCACCTTTTCCTCTTGCTCGTGTGCGGCTTCGATGGCCGTGATGGTGGCCAGGATTGCCGGGTGCTCAAACAAGTGGTGGGGATTCTGAAACGCCTGCGCAGCCGTCTTCAACCACCACTGCACGCGTTGCTGGCGCTTGTCATCGACCGCGCTGGACTGTCCCTCATCCGGCAGGGCAGAAGGCTCCGCTGGTTCATTAATTTGCGCCAGTAGGTCAGCGATGCCATGCCCATTGGCTAGGGTCAATCGCAAGCGTTTTGCCGTTGAGTTTTCGTCCAGTCGCGAGGCCACGGACAGCGCCTCGGTTGCGCACACGGCCTGTCTCCAAGGTAACTTCAGCGTGCGTACATCCACACTGACGGACTTTTGGGTGTTGCGATAGCTTTCCCCCTGAGTTTCTTGGGCGAAGCGTGAAACGTCGGCGTCTTCACGTTTATCCCGGCGCAGCAGATAGGGGCTCAACGTCGTTTGAAAGGCACTGGCTGCAGCCTGATATTGTTGACGGGCCGTGTCGCTGGAACGCCAATGAGCGCGTAGATGACGGATGGCCTGCGCAAAGTCGTTGATCACAGGCTGAAGTTGATCGCGCACTTTTTCGTCGAGACCAAGCCGTTCGAAGGTTTGCCGCCATTGCTCGACATCCAGCTCCACAGGAGTCGCTGTCATGCACAAGCGACGGCTGTGCTGAGTTCCCTGCACCAGGTTACCGAGCAACCGGCTCAGGCCGCTGTCGGTGCCGCGACTTTTGTGGGCTTCGTCGATCACCAGCAGGTCGAAGGAGCCCAGGCCAAACCCGACCACCTGTTCAAGCCAACTCCGATGAGGAGTACCGCTGCGGTAATTGGTGTGAGTATCGGGGTTTGGCCAGGCATGCCCGGTCGTGACGTCAGTCAACCAGGTGTAAGCGGGGTGCGCGGCGTCTTCGCTGATACGCGCCACAATGCTGGCAGCGGCTCGCTTGACCCTTTCATCATAAGAGCCTGACAGGTGGTAGCCATTTGGATACTTGAAACCTGCCTCCTTGCGCCAGCGTGCGAAGACTTCCGGCACCAACTCTCTGCGCCAGCGCGTTGCATTCTCGCCCATACGCCAGTTGGCAAAGGTATGGGACAGCACCAGGATTGGCTCCTGAAACCATGGCTTTTTATCAAGGACCTCTTCGGCACTTCTGGCTTCAAAGTAGCCGAGCAGACCACGCAACATAGCGGGAGTTGTAACGCCTCCCAGTTTCAACTCGGCCTGCCACTGATAGCCCAGCCCTGGCGGGGCGATGACGGCGGCTCGACCGCCAGCGTCCTTGACTGCGCGAATCAACTCGACAGCGATACGGGTCTTGCCCATACCCACTTCGTCGGCCAGCACTACCCCGTGTTCGCCAATTCGATCGGCCAACGCATGCAGGCTGGCTCGCTGGCCTGGATTCAGATGCGCAGCCGCCTCACCTGCGTCATCTGCAAATTGTTGCTGTTGCATCGCCCGCTCACGCAGTGAAGCCGCAACGGCTGCCCAACTGAAGGCGACCCGTTTCATGGCAGGACTCCCAGGGGGTGTGAGGTGTCGAGTTTCCAATGGGCCTCGATATTGCTCAGTGCGTTTTCGTAGCGCAGCCCTTCCGGATGGTCCACTGTCTCGGCAAAACGAGGCCTGAACGCAGGTTGACGCAAGGCATGGATGGGGTTGATTTCGAGTGTCAGAAACTGCTGCAACAACCCGCAACCGGCGGCCTGAATGAGCGACTGCTCCAGTCGGGCACACCACACCGGCCAATCCCGAGGCTCCAACGCAGTTTGTTTCGCGGCGATGCCTTCGATTAGTTCCATCATTTGCCGGATCGGGTAACGCGCCGCTTCTTTTCCTGGCGCAATGGTTCCCTGTTTGTCGGCAGAGCGCTTGCTATCGTCGAACGCGTCGGGCAGTTCTTCTTCACTGGGCGACTGTGGAAAACTGTCGAGTTGCATCCACGCATCCTCCAGGCTGATTTCTGGCAGCTCGGTGGCCGCCAATCGGCCAAACCCATCCAGCACTGGCACCGTCATGACATGCGTTGCACCCGCCTCTTGCCAACTGACAACCACCTGCCGCGGTCGTGGTCCGCACCAGGCGAAGCCTTGACCCTCAACATATGCACAAGGCTGTCGCGACGTATCCAGCACTGAGTAATCGCCCCGCGAGCGATCATCGGCGCTCAACCAGCCTTGCTCTGCTGTATCCGTGTCCCGCCACTTCAAGTAAGCCACGGGCGCTGCGCTGAACACCTCGCTCCCCACCTCAAGATCCTTGCCTTGCTGCAGCGTCTCAGGGACGCATTCCTGCTCCCACTGAATCGGCAGATAATAACCAATCGATTCGGGATCAGCGCCCCCCGATTTTGCCGGGTACCAGTTCAAAGGCGTCGGAGCGAATACCACCCCGGCCTCAAGGTTGCCCGTCGATCGCCCCATCTTCAGGGTGAAGCCTTGCCGGGTGAGATTGCCCGAGCCAAGGTACAGCCATGGGCTGGCTGTTTTTTCCGAATGCCGGGTCTCGCTGGCGCTGAAAATGAACTTGGCATGCAAGGTGCGTTTTTGCACGTCAGGAAAGTAGGCCGGCTTAGCCGCAGGTCGTACGCTGACGCTGGCAGCCGTCAATTTCGCGGCTGCCGTTGCAATGCCCTGGCAGCTCGCCTCGTTGATAAACAGATCTACAGTGCTGGTCGCCGTCAGCAGACGCGGTTCTCCTTTTTCACCGCGCAAGCGCCTGATGATGCTCAACGGGACCGATGCATGCTCACCGGGCATTGAAGACTCATAAAAACCCGAGCCCATGGCCAAGTAGTTACGCGCCGTTTCTCGACCCGAGGCATAAACGACTCGGGCTGGCAGTTGGGCGAGCAGCGACGCTTTTCGGTTATCGAAGAAACGTGCGTTCAATCCGGAAGCTTTCGGCTTGACCTGTTTGAGCAGGATCGCATCCATATCCGCCACGGCCTTGGCTGTCAGCGGGTTGGCGAGCAGTGCACGGTCGTCGTAATGCTCACGTAGCCACAGCAGTAAACTCCAGGCGCTGCAGATATCTGTCCGGACCTGCTGCGTTGCCTCGGTGGGTACTACCAGTTCGTCGCTGCACAGGTCCAGGCGCCAGATCAGGTCAAGGCTCTGCTCTAATGTCTGCCGGGTCCAGTTGCCGGTGGACACAAGCAAACGCAAACACCAGGCGTCACTCTTGTCAGTGCTGCGGTAACCCAGCACCGCGACCTTGGCGTGCATCAGGTTGAATGGCAAATCGGCTTTCGCCCAAGGTAAATGCAACAGGCCCGGCACTTCGACCGGGGTAATCTGGATCGCGCGCGGGTCCAGCATCAGTGCCAATAGCGTTTCCCCGGCATAGGCACGCTGATTGGCTTGCTGGTGGCTGAAACGCTCAAGCGCATCGTTGAGAAACCTGTCGTCAGCCGAGAAGCCGCACAGCCAACCGAAGTGGCCAGTAAAACCGTCCGGCGTTTCGAAGTGTTTGGCCAGAGAGGCAGGAGCATGACTCATAGACTTACCTCTTCAATGGCTACTGCTGGAGCCGGGGTGAGCCAGGCGCTCAATTGGCCCTGGAGATCCAGGTCCAATCGATGCAAGCGACCTACGCGATGGGAAATCCAGGCTGGCAGAGCGGCTTGGGAAGCCTCGCCTTGGGCCTCGATAACAGCCTGGCCAGTATCGACCTCCAAAACCTGATACTGGAACGCACCGCCAGGCAGAATGTCGTTGCCTTGCAGGCGCAGAACCCGACCGTCGCGGCTCACCAGACTGGCCAACAGGATCGAACTATCAGGATCTATACACTCATGGCAGAAGGTCGAGGCGACAGGATCGGTTCGCTGCCGCTGAGGGTTATCCAGGAACAATCGGGCCATTTCGCGCAAGTGAGTGATGTGCGTCGAGATGCGTTCGGGCAGGACACTCCCTAACTCGAACCGCTGCGTGCTCAACACCGCCATGTGTTGCTCCACCGCGTTCAGCACGTCGTAGGCGGCATCCTGCACTTGAAAAAACAGAGCGCCATAATGCAAGTCGTTCCAGTGTTCGGGGTCGATTTCATCGGGTCGCTCGGCCCAATCGAACACAGCTTCCGACATGGCGTGACGAGCCCGTACCCAGCCACGTATGGCTGCACGTCGCAAGCCACCGCTGGCTGGCGAGAGTTCCGCATCGATACGGCGAGACAACAGCGCACGGGCCTGTGCGGGTAATACTTGCAGAGGCGAGAGCAGCCCGGAAACGGGGCCTTTCAACCTATCTACAGAATCGCCTCGTAGTGCCCACTGCACCAACTCCTCTAACAGCGCTCCGTCATCCCCACAGCAGGCGTTAACGAATTCATGACCAAAGGCCGTGCAGGTAAAGGCATTGAATCGTTCACCCTGCGCGCGCACCAGACCCAGGGCCAACAATGCCTGGCCGGTCCCCATTCGCATCGGTTGGCTGACATAGAACCCTGGCTTGCACAGGGTCTTGAAGTCGAAATTCGCCTTGCCACGCAGTTTCTCCGAACCCCGCACCCGGGCATCACCCTGGCCTTTGTTCTGTTTGAGCGCGTAGTAGCAGCCCAACGCTTCAATGGCGTTGGCCGCATTAATGTTCGAGACATTCGACT from Pseudomonas tolaasii NCPPB 2192 includes the following:
- a CDS encoding helix-turn-helix domain-containing protein, producing the protein MRIGIQGFKPERLKQLRLSADMTQTELAEKLECAAGNISKWEKGDSCPSAQSFNRLCEIFFTTEKWLLEAPVQGHKTNPSFYRSQVSTHKSSWEIGRVRLNWLEEISYKLQEALEFPPVDIPLFEGDDARLIDDSDIERLATNFREKWGLGNGPIKDVVHTLEKSGVIVARDEIGYVKMDGISKWSLVDNRPYVLLAADKAAPVRNRFDAAHELGHIVLHSKISNEQYLSHYDLIERQAHRFASAFLMPAESFSHEVSYATLDTFHSMKPRWNVSIASMIKRCIDLELVSPEAGIRLWKARSARGWVKSEPLDDSIPFEQPKLLSRSVQMLVENKILSKDQLRNELGLPTARLERLCNLPKDYFSTSSKDRVLDLRLRTSSSKTSNSTIANGHQKVLHFPKKSS
- a CDS encoding DEAD/DEAH box helicase; translation: MKRVAFSWAAVAASLRERAMQQQQFADDAGEAAAHLNPGQRASLHALADRIGEHGVVLADEVGMGKTRIAVELIRAVKDAGGRAAVIAPPGLGYQWQAELKLGGVTTPAMLRGLLGYFEARSAEEVLDKKPWFQEPILVLSHTFANWRMGENATRWRRELVPEVFARWRKEAGFKYPNGYHLSGSYDERVKRAAASIVARISEDAAHPAYTWLTDVTTGHAWPNPDTHTNYRSGTPHRSWLEQVVGFGLGSFDLLVIDEAHKSRGTDSGLSRLLGNLVQGTQHSRRLCMTATPVELDVEQWRQTFERLGLDEKVRDQLQPVINDFAQAIRHLRAHWRSSDTARQQYQAAASAFQTTLSPYLLRRDKREDADVSRFAQETQGESYRNTQKSVSVDVRTLKLPWRQAVCATEALSVASRLDENSTAKRLRLTLANGHGIADLLAQINEPAEPSALPDEGQSSAVDDKRQQRVQWWLKTAAQAFQNPHHLFEHPAILATITAIEAAHEQEEKVLVFGRFTAPMRALVRLLNAREMLSSLEAGRYWPQSVIHARADEPDDHSEWAAVEIAHRQLNCRLKLSSIPELLANQYSTHSTRREQLRRRLLGWLDAGLPEHEQVPRAMFKHLQEAELNKDLVGTAEKHPVALFTRAILDFTGGDVEHLTPEQACTAFCQLLSAAGDQHTDDNPHTPDTGEIALQWELLLARLQPEFAHQEGGFARLMYGGTEQSTRRLLQLAFNRPNSFPRVLVAQSTVGREGLNLHLACKTVILMHPEWNPGVVEQQIGRVDRVGSHWSRRLCEALARGSPAAELPRIDVHPVIFRGTYDEHNWQVLLERWDDLRAQLHGEVIPAREAEGDLEYEEVLAQLQKSAPCFSPLGRNI